DNA sequence from the Candidatus Methylomirabilota bacterium genome:
AGCGTCACGCCGCGTGCCGGCTCATCGAGCCGAGCGGCGAGCCAGGCCTCGAGAGGCGAGCCTCGTCGAGCGCCCACGATCACCTCGAGGGGGCCACCCGTCCCCGCCACGAAGCGCAGCGCGCCCGCCGCCGCGCCCGCATCCGCAACCAAGCCGCGCAGCACGTGCGTGAATCCCGCCTCGGGCGGGGCGCCCCGGCCCAGGGCGGCCAGGAAATCGGGAATGAGCCGGCCGATCCTCATCGGCAGCACTAGGACGGGGAGAGCACCCGGCCCGGGAGGGCGCCTGTGTGCTCGCCCCCCTCGACCACCACACGTCCATTGACCACGACGTGCTCCACGCCGGCGGCATAGCGATGTGGATCCTCGTAGGTGGCGCGGTCGGCGACATGGACGGGATCGAAGGCGACGACGTCGGCGAGGGCCCCCGGTCGGAGCACGCCGCGGTCCTTGAGCCCCAGCCGGTCGGCGGGCAGGCCCGTCATCTTGCGCACCGCCTCGGGGAGGCTCAGGACGCTCTGCTCGCGCACGTAGCGGCCGAGCACGCGCGGGAACGTCCCGTAGCTCCGCGGATGCGGCTTGCCCTCGCCGAGCAGCCCCTCGGTGGCGAGCGACGAGCCGTCGGAGCCGATCATCACGTGCGGGTGCACGAGAGCGCGGCGCACGTCCGCCTCGTCGAGCTGAAACAGGATCATGTAGCCCTTGCCGTGCTCGGCGAGCAGGAGATCAAAGGCCGCGTCGAGCGGGTCCTTGCCCCAGGCGGCGGCGATCTCGGACAGTCGCTTCCCCTCCGCGTCCGGGCGCGTGGGCGCGTAGGCAATCATGATGTCCTCCCACGCGAGGCCGCGAGCGAGGATGCCGCTGTCCGTCGCGAGATCGGCGCGAATGCGCGCGCGAGCGGCCGGGTCGGCGATGCGCCGGAGCATGGACTCGACGCCGCCCTCGAGCGCCCAGTCCGGGAGCAGGGTGCGAAGGGTCGTGCTGGAAGCCGTGTAGGGGTAGACGTCGGCGCGGACGTCGAGTCCCTCGGCGCGGCCGGCGTCGATGAGCGCGAGGGCATCTTTCACGCGCCCCCAGTGCGGCCGGCCCGCCGCCTTGATGTGGCTCACCTGCACGGGCAGCCGGCCTTCGCGCCCCACGCGAATGGCCTCGCGGACGGCGTCCAGCAGCGTGGCCCCCTCGCCGCGAATGTGGCTCGCGTAGAAGCCGCCCCGGGCCCCCGCGCGGCGCGCGATCCCGATGATCTCGTCGGTGACCGCGAAGGATCCCGGCGCGTAGATGAGGCCGGTGGCGAGCCCGGCGGCCCCGCCGGCCATCGACTCGTCCATCAGGCGCTCCATGTGCGCCTGCTCGCGCCCGGTGGGCGGCCGTCGCGCGAAGCCCATGGCGGCGATGCGCAGCGTGCCGTGACCCACGAGCTGCACGACGTTGAGGGCCACGCCGCCCTGCTCGTAGCGCCGGAGATAGTCGCGCATGTTGCGCCAGGAGAAATCCATGCCCGGCGGCAGATAGAGGGCAAAGCCGCGGAGGTCGTCGCGAAACTCGTCCGTCACGGGGGCGGGCGAGAAGCCGCAGTTGCCCACCACCTCGGTGGTGACCCCCTGACGGATCTTCGACTCCGCGCGCCGGTTCGCCCAGAGGCGCCAGTCGGAGTGCGAGTGCACGTCGATGAAGCCCGGGGTCACCGTGAGGCCACGCACGTCCAGCGTCCGCCCCGCCCGCTCGAGCGTGAGGTCCCCCACCGACGCGATGCGGTCGTCGATGATGCCGACGTCGGCGCGGCGGGCCGGCGCGCCGGTGCCGTCGAGCACCTGGCCGCCCTCGAGCTTGAGATCAAGCACCGGGCGCCTCCTTGAAGCCGAGCACTTCTTCCACCCACGCGGCGGCGGCGAGGAGGCGCGCTTCGGAGAACTGGCCTCCCACGAGCTGCGTGGACAGCGGCAGGCCCTCACGCGCCATGCCGCTCGGCAACGCGATGGACGGCATCCCGGCATGGCTCCACGGCGCGCAGAAGTACGGGTCGCCCGTCGAGTCGAGCCCTCGCGTCGCCGGCCCCGGCGCGGTGGGGGTCAGTAGCGCGTCGTGACGCAGGGCCACCGGCGCCATCTCCTCGCGGAACCGGCGCCGATGCGCCTGGGCGGCCAGGAAGTCGGTGGCGCGGAACTCCCGCCCCTGATGCAGCGCCTCGCGAAGCTTCGGCGGATACTCGTCGGCGAGGCGCGGGAAGTTGGGCGCATGATACGCCGCCGCCTCCGACCGCACCACCACCTGCCCCGAGTCGTGGATGCCCGCGAACGAGGGCGGCAGCGTCACGTCGGTCACATGCGCGCCGGCGGCGGCCAGGCGCCGGGCGACCTCGTCGAGGTGCTGGACGGTCTCGGGCAGCGCCCGCTCGACGAGGCTCCGCAGGACGCCGATGCGGGGCGGAGGCCCACCGCCCAGCGCGGCGAGATAGTCGTCGACGGGCGCGCTCGCCGAGAACGGGTCGTTCCGGTCGGGCCCGGCGAGGACCTGCAGCGCGAGGGCGGCGTCCTCCACAGCGCGGCCGATGATTCCCACGTGATCGTTGCTCCACGACAGCGGCACGACGCCGACCGCGCTGATCCGGCCGTGGGTGGGCTTGAAGCCCACCACTCCGCAGTACGCGGCGGGGCGCAGCACCGAGCCCACCGTCTGGGAGCCCAGCGCGAGGAACGCCATGCGCGCGGCTACCGCGGCGGCCGAGCCCGAGGACGACCCGCCGGGGGTGTGATCCACGTTCCACGGGTTGCCGGTGGGGCTGGGGTCCATGAGGGCGAAGGTCGTCGTGGTCACCTTGCCGAGGATCACCGCGCCGGCCGCGCGCAGCCGCGCGACCGAGGCGGCGTCGGTATCGGGCTGCCGGTGCGCGAACGCGTTCGCGCCGCAGCGCGTGGGCATGCCGGCCACATCGAAGATGTCCTTGAGCGCGACCGGCACGCCGTGCAGCGGCCCCAGAAAGGCGCCGGCCGCCGCTTGCTCGGCCCGCTCGCGGGCGACGCGCCGCGCGCCCTCGCGGTCCAGGTGCACCCACGCCTTCACCGACGGCTCGGCGCGATCGATCCGCGCCAGGCACGCCTCCACCAGGTCCACGGGGGACAGCACACGCGCCCGCACCCGCCGCGCCGCCTCCGCCGCGCTCAGCTCAGCCCATCCGGATTGCGTCAATGAATGGCCTCCAGGACCTCGGCAACCACCTCGAAGCGGCCGAAGGACGGCATGAGATACGCGCCCGCGTAGTGGCGGCGCACCTGTGCGATCAGCTCCTGGCCCATCGCGATGCCCGCGCGGAGGCCGCGCTCCCCCGCGTCGCGCATGCGGCCGCGCACGCCGTCGGGCACGGTGATGCCGGGCACCTCGTTGTGGAGAAACTCGGCGTGCCGGGAGGAGTGTAGCGGGAGGAGGCCCACCACCACCGGGACGGGCGGGCGCGTCCGCGCGAAGAAGCGCTCGAGCACCTCGAGGTCGTACACGGGCTGGGTCTGCACCCAGCGCGCGCCCGCCTCTACCTTGGCCAAAAAACGCTCCATCTCTCGAGACGGCTCTTCGGCGGCGGGGTTCAGCGCGGCGCCGACACAGAACGCGGTGGGCTCGCCCACCGAGTTGCCGGTCGCGTCCAGCCCCTGGTTCATGCTGGTGAGCACGCGGATGAGGCCGATGGCGTCCACGTCGAACACCGCGGTGGCATTGACGTAGTCGCCGGTGCGCGGCGGGTCGCCGGTCATCGCGAGGATGTTGCGGATGTCCATGGCGTGGGCACCGAGCAGGTCTGCCTGGATGCCCATGAGGTTCCGGTCGCGGCAGGTGAAGTGCATGGTGATGTCGAGCCCGGTGGCCTCGCGGACCAAGATCGCCGTGGGGAGCACGGACATGCGCACGCGGCCGAGCGAGCCGTCGTTGATGTCCACGATCTCGACACCACGTTCTTTCAGAAGCTTGGCGCCTTGCACCAGCTTCTCGATGTTGTGCCCGCGCGGAGGGTCGAGCTCCACCGAGACCATGAAGTCGCCCTCCGCGACCTTGCGGGCCAGGCGGGTCGGCGGCGCGGCGGTCACGAGCCCCGCCGATTCGCCCGCCTCGCGGATGACGCGCACATTCCGGCCGGAGGGCGCCGCGCTTCGCTGGGGCGCGAGCCGGTCCAGCGCCTCACGCATCGCACGGATGTGCTGGGGCGTCGTGCCGCAGCACCCGCCCACGATGCGGGCGCCCGCCCCGATCATCCGCGCCGCGTAATCGGCCATGTAGGTGGGCGAGGAGAGATACATGAGCCGCTCTCCGACCCGGCTCGGCAGGCCCGCGTTCGGCTGAATGACGAGCGGCAGCCCGCCCGCCTCCGGCACCATGACCTCGAGCACGTCGTAGAGCACGCTGGAGCCGACCGAGCAGTTGGCGCCGATCGCCTGCACCGGCAGCCCGCGCAGCACGCCCACCACCTCGACGGGCCCGCGCCCGAGATAGGTCACTCCCTCCTCGGTGAACGCGAACGTGGCGACGATGGGCAGATCGCTCAGCGCGCGGATGGCTTCGACGGCCAGGCGCGCCTCGACGAGGTCGGACATGGTCTCGACGACGAACCCGTCCACCCCGCCTTCGATCAGGCCTTCCGCCTGCTCCGCGAAGGCCGCGCGGGCCTCATCGGGCTCGATGGAACCGAGCGGGGCCAGGTACTTTCCCAGCGGGCCGATGGAGCCCAGCACGAGCACGTCGCGACCCATCGTCTCGCGCACGTCGCGGGCGAGCTTGGCCCCCCGGAGATTGATCTCGCGCACGCTGCTCGCGAGGCCGTGCACCCCGAGCTTGAAGCGATTGGCCCCGAACGTGTTGGTCTGGATGCAGTCGGCGCCGGCCGCGATGTACTCGGCGTGGATGGCCTGCGGGAGCTTGGGCTCGTTGACGTTGAGCACGTCGAAGCAGGCGTCCAGTGACACGCCGCGCGAGTAGAGCGCCGTCCCCATGGCCCCGTCGCAGAGGAGCGGGCGCTCGCGCAGGCGCTCGAGGAAGGGGGCGGCCATCGCGTCAGGCGCCCGCGGCCCGCGCCGCGCCCGATGCGGATCGGCGCTCGGCGAGCGCCAGCGCCACGCGGGTGACGACCTGATCGGGGCCGAGCGCGGTCGTGTCCACGGTGATGTCGGCCTGGCGGTAGTAGGGCTCGCGCGCGCGATAGAGCGCCTCCACCTCCTCGCGCGACCGGCTCGCCAGCATGGGCCGCTCGTCGCGGGCGCGCCGGGCGCGCTCGTAGAGCACGGCGAAGTCGCCGGCCAGCCACACCACGGTCCCGAGGGCGCGCAGGGCCTCCGGGACACCCTCACGGCACGGGAGCCCCCCGCCGGTGGCGATCACGTCTCCCCGCTTGAGGGCCAGAAGCCGTACCGCATCGAGCTCGGCTTCGCGGAAATGGGCCTCACCCTGGGTGGCGAAGATCTCGGGAATGGACCGCCCCTCCCGGGCGACGATCATGTCGTCGGTCTCGATGAAGCAGCGGCCCAGTTTCCGCGCGAGCAGGCGCCCCACCGAGGATTTGCCGGCCCCCATGAAGCCGACCAGGATGACGTTGTCCATGTCCTTGCCATCCTAGCAGATTCGCGCGGTTCCCCCTCGCACCCGGGCCACCACATCCTCCATGCGATAGCCGTAGATCTGGGGCGGCTCGGCCCCCGCGGCGGCCAGCCAGCAATCGAGCTGGCTGCGGTGGTGCACCTCGTGCTCGACCATGGCCATCAGAAAGCGCCAGATCCGCGTGGGGTGGCCCTCGAGATCGGTGATCGTGGCCTCGAGCCGGCCGTCCGGGACAATCGCCAGGCGCGCCATCTCCTCCGCGTGCACGCGTTCCAGCAGAGCCCGCGTGGCCGGCAGATCCAGCTCGGGCCCCGGCTCCAGATCGTCCGTCCAGCGATCGTCCACGACGCGGGCGACGAAGAACCGCTCGGCCCCGGCCAGGTGCCGGACGATGGCGCCCGCGGTGAATTCATCCCGCCGGGGCCGCCAGCCCGCCAGCTCGGGCGTAAGCCGGTCCACCGCCGTCCATGTGCGGCGGCGCACGCCGTCGAAGTACCGGATGAACTCGGCAACCGAGCGGATCATCGCCGCACGGTGGTCAGGGCGGGCGCGCGCCGGTATGCACAGTCGCGCATCCAGCAGCGGCGGCACTGAGTGAAGTAGTGATCGACACGGGCCGCCGGCCCCACGCCGACGAGGAACGTAATGGTCTTGGCGGGCAGCATGAAGCAGGCGTGGTTCAGCGTGACGCCGATCGGCGCGCCGGGGCACAGGGCGAAGAGCTGTCGCTGCTCCGCCGTGTCCCAGCCCGCATATCCCGGGCTCACCCGGTTCGTCACCTTGACGCCCTCGGCGAGGCCCGCCTGGCAGAGGACGTCGTTGACGTATTCCGCGAGACTCTCCACCGCCGCCGAGCCGACGCTATCGAGCATCACCGCCAGCGGGAACTCGCGCGCGTCGAAGAGGGCCCGCACACGGGCCTCGATGGCGTCGCCGATCGTGCAGATCCCCGCGCCCACCGCTTCGAGCGAGCCCCAGAGTCGCCCGATCTCCGGGATGGTGAGGGTGACCCCCGCCGCGTCGATCGTGTGGGGGCCCTGGCCGGTGACGGGGACCGCCCGGTACACCGCCCGGGGCGTCATGAGGGTCTCGCCGAGGGCGAGGGCCTCGTCGAAGATGGCGCGCACCTCGGGGGACGGAACGTCGAGGCCTTTCTTGTAGCCCTGGAAGCGAAGGACCTCGTCGGGGTCGACGCGAAGGGCCAGGTGCTCCAGGACGGCGGGCCCGTCGGTGCGGGCCGACAGCACGCGGCTCACCGCTTGCGGCGCGCTCGAACGATCTCGGCGATGAGCCGGATATGCTCGGGGCCCGAGCCGCAGCAGGCGCCGACGATGTTGCAGCCGGCGTCGAGCAGCGCGGGATAATCCTTGGCCATCGCCTCGGGGCCGAGCTCGTAGGTCGTGGTGTCACCGGTCGTGATCGGCAGCCCGGCGTTGGGATAGGCGATGAGGGGCGCGTCCGTCACCGCCCGCATCTCGCGGATGATCGTGATCGCCCGATCGGGACCGCGCCCGCAGTTCATGCCCACGATGTCGGCGCCCGCAGCAAGCAAGGTGCGCGCGACATCTGCCGGGCTCTCGCCCCACATGGTGCGGTCGCGGTCGTGCATCTCCTCGTACTGGAAGAACATGGTCGCCATCACGGGGAGGTCGGTCACGGCCTTGCACGCGGCGATGGCGGCGGTGGCCTCCTGCGGGAACATCATGGTCTCGACGGCGAAGATGTCGACACCGCCCTCGGCGAGCGCGGCCGCCTGCTCCTTGAACGTCTCGAGATACTCCCCGTCGGTGGCGATGTTGTCGCCCACGCCGTACTCGGCGGGCACGCACGAGGTGGGGCCGATGGAGCCGGCCACCCAGCGGCCGGGCGGGCACACCGAGCGGGCGAGGTGCGCGCCCTTGACGTTCAGCTCGCGGGTCCGGTCGCCGATCTTGTACTCGTTGAGCTTGAGGCGGGTGCCGCCGAACGTGTTGGTCTCGACGAAGTCCGAGCCCGCGGCGAAATAGCCTTGGTGGATGCCGCGCACGACGTCGGCGTGCGTGTCGTTCCACAGCTCGGGGCAGGCCCCGTTGAGGAGCCCGGCGTCGAAGAGCGCGGTGCCGTATCCTCCGTCGAACACGAGCAGCTCGCCCGCCTTCACGCGTTGCACGATCTCCCAGCCGGGGGACGTGCTCATGCGGCGGCCTGCACGCCGAGGAGCTCTTTGGCTCTGACGACGGCGAGGGTGGAGTCGCGCGCGTACCCGTCGGCGCCGATCTCGTCGGCGTAGGTCTGGCTGACCGGCGCGCCGCCGATCATCACCTTGACCCGCTCGCGCAGCCCCGCCTTGGCGAGCGCGTCGATCGTGCGCTTCATGGCGGGCATGGTCGT
Encoded proteins:
- a CDS encoding DinB family protein — translated: MIRSVAEFIRYFDGVRRRTWTAVDRLTPELAGWRPRRDEFTAGAIVRHLAGAERFFVARVVDDRWTDDLEPGPELDLPATRALLERVHAEEMARLAIVPDGRLEATITDLEGHPTRIWRFLMAMVEHEVHHRSQLDCWLAAAGAEPPQIYGYRMEDVVARVRGGTARIC
- a CDS encoding amidase; its protein translation is MTQSGWAELSAAEAARRVRARVLSPVDLVEACLARIDRAEPSVKAWVHLDREGARRVARERAEQAAAGAFLGPLHGVPVALKDIFDVAGMPTRCGANAFAHRQPDTDAASVARLRAAGAVILGKVTTTTFALMDPSPTGNPWNVDHTPGGSSSGSAAAVAARMAFLALGSQTVGSVLRPAAYCGVVGFKPTHGRISAVGVVPLSWSNDHVGIIGRAVEDAALALQVLAGPDRNDPFSASAPVDDYLAALGGGPPPRIGVLRSLVERALPETVQHLDEVARRLAAAGAHVTDVTLPPSFAGIHDSGQVVVRSEAAAYHAPNFPRLADEYPPKLREALHQGREFRATDFLAAQAHRRRFREEMAPVALRHDALLTPTAPGPATRGLDSTGDPYFCAPWSHAGMPSIALPSGMAREGLPLSTQLVGGQFSEARLLAAAAWVEEVLGFKEAPGA
- a CDS encoding D-aminoacylase, yielding MLDLKLEGGQVLDGTGAPARRADVGIIDDRIASVGDLTLERAGRTLDVRGLTVTPGFIDVHSHSDWRLWANRRAESKIRQGVTTEVVGNCGFSPAPVTDEFRDDLRGFALYLPPGMDFSWRNMRDYLRRYEQGGVALNVVQLVGHGTLRIAAMGFARRPPTGREQAHMERLMDESMAGGAAGLATGLIYAPGSFAVTDEIIGIARRAGARGGFYASHIRGEGATLLDAVREAIRVGREGRLPVQVSHIKAAGRPHWGRVKDALALIDAGRAEGLDVRADVYPYTASSTTLRTLLPDWALEGGVESMLRRIADPAARARIRADLATDSGILARGLAWEDIMIAYAPTRPDAEGKRLSEIAAAWGKDPLDAAFDLLLAEHGKGYMILFQLDEADVRRALVHPHVMIGSDGSSLATEGLLGEGKPHPRSYGTFPRVLGRYVREQSVLSLPEAVRKMTGLPADRLGLKDRGVLRPGALADVVAFDPVHVADRATYEDPHRYAAGVEHVVVNGRVVVEGGEHTGALPGRVLSPS
- a CDS encoding homocysteine S-methyltransferase family protein, giving the protein MSTSPGWEIVQRVKAGELLVFDGGYGTALFDAGLLNGACPELWNDTHADVVRGIHQGYFAAGSDFVETNTFGGTRLKLNEYKIGDRTRELNVKGAHLARSVCPPGRWVAGSIGPTSCVPAEYGVGDNIATDGEYLETFKEQAAALAEGGVDIFAVETMMFPQEATAAIAACKAVTDLPVMATMFFQYEEMHDRDRTMWGESPADVARTLLAAGADIVGMNCGRGPDRAITIIREMRAVTDAPLIAYPNAGLPITTGDTTTYELGPEAMAKDYPALLDAGCNIVGACCGSGPEHIRLIAEIVRARRKR
- a CDS encoding bifunctional homocysteine S-methyltransferase/methylenetetrahydrofolate reductase, whose amino-acid sequence is MAAPFLERLRERPLLCDGAMGTALYSRGVSLDACFDVLNVNEPKLPQAIHAEYIAAGADCIQTNTFGANRFKLGVHGLASSVREINLRGAKLARDVRETMGRDVLVLGSIGPLGKYLAPLGSIEPDEARAAFAEQAEGLIEGGVDGFVVETMSDLVEARLAVEAIRALSDLPIVATFAFTEEGVTYLGRGPVEVVGVLRGLPVQAIGANCSVGSSVLYDVLEVMVPEAGGLPLVIQPNAGLPSRVGERLMYLSSPTYMADYAARMIGAGARIVGGCCGTTPQHIRAMREALDRLAPQRSAAPSGRNVRVIREAGESAGLVTAAPPTRLARKVAEGDFMVSVELDPPRGHNIEKLVQGAKLLKERGVEIVDINDGSLGRVRMSVLPTAILVREATGLDITMHFTCRDRNLMGIQADLLGAHAMDIRNILAMTGDPPRTGDYVNATAVFDVDAIGLIRVLTSMNQGLDATGNSVGEPTAFCVGAALNPAAEEPSREMERFLAKVEAGARWVQTQPVYDLEVLERFFARTRPPVPVVVGLLPLHSSRHAEFLHNEVPGITVPDGVRGRMRDAGERGLRAGIAMGQELIAQVRRHYAGAYLMPSFGRFEVVAEVLEAIH
- a CDS encoding shikimate kinase; amino-acid sequence: MDNVILVGFMGAGKSSVGRLLARKLGRCFIETDDMIVAREGRSIPEIFATQGEAHFREAELDAVRLLALKRGDVIATGGGLPCREGVPEALRALGTVVWLAGDFAVLYERARRARDERPMLASRSREEVEALYRAREPYYRQADITVDTTALGPDQVVTRVALALAERRSASGAARAAGA